From Erigeron canadensis isolate Cc75 chromosome 5, C_canadensis_v1, whole genome shotgun sequence:
GAATTTCTGGATTTCAATTTGCCACACGCCCACAAAGTACTTTGAAGAACCATTTAACCATGGCTAATAGAAAGATGACTTTAACATCTAatattagaattaaaattaagattaatagATTATTAAACAAACTATACATAAATAATAAGCCTTTTCTAATCAAATCACATACAATATCTAATCATAGATGAATAGCTAGAAAGTAACacattatgtatttatgtatcatgtatgtatatgtacatCTTGTGTTCACACTTAAGAATACCGAgttcatatatgatatatgaatatatatgaacGTAGTTTCCACAACTGAAATTATCTGTCACTAACATCGGGGGTTTTCACAATTGCACAACAATAGTAAAACATATTATTAGTAGTACTTTTAAGTAAAAGAGATAAACGCATAAAAGAAAAACCATCACAGCCACCTTCAAGCTTGAACCATAGCTGACCCGTTTCTGACCTACAAACCTCTTTGCCACGCCAACtcataataactttttaaaggTGATTGATGCATTACTTATGATTACGAAAACTATATCGTTGCAATAATAATATCAACTTGTAAATAAAATCAGTCTAAGAGGTTATACGCATAAGAATACATTATGTGTAACTTTTGACCCATTCAAATACATAAACCCATatcgacccattcataagtaaatgggtcaaaatcgTCACCTCTACGAATCCTCAAGCTCATAACTACTAATTGTGTTAATTCTATGTAAATGGCGTATGAATCAATGAAACTTCTGTAAGGGACAGGCAGAAAGTGTAAAACCTTTATTTCATTACACGTTGCGGAGATAAGTATCGGTAAAAAACAACTAGAGGGTACAGCTTTGCTATCGTAATGCTCCCCAGAAAGTTTTTTGTAGTCGAAAGTCTCTGTTAGAAAATGCTACTACTATATTATCATAAAACATGTAATGCCTGGATTATAAGTTCTAACTAATACTCGTAACATGTTAGCGATGAATGAGAACTAGACATAACAACATACCTTTGTACTGAGAAAATATTAGTAACACCAAAAGAGTTCGCCTTCTGTAAAGCTCAAAACTTCAAGCATACCAACAATCTCTTCTATTCTAGAATGAGAAATTCTGCCAACAGTGAACTTCTCTAAACTACCTTTAACTTCAATTAAACTATGTCCTGGCTCTTTCTTTATTAAACTATCCTTTAACTGTTTTCTTGCATCTGCTACACTGTCCCACATACTTTCTGAAGCATATAGATTAGATAATAATACATAAGGCGACGTAGAAACTTTCTGAATCTTCAAGAAACGTTCAGAGGTACGCTTTCCTACGACAAGATCACCGTGTACACGACAGGCAGATAATAAGCACCCGAGAACAACAGGATCTTGTTCAAAAGAATATCTTTCCATGTACTCTTCAGCCTCTTTTACCCTTCGGGATCTGCCTAATAAGTCAACTATGCAAGAGACATGGTCAACGTTGGGAGCAATACTATAAGTTTCCTGCATAGCTTTAAAGTAGAATTTACCCTCGTCGACTAGTCCTGTATGATTCAAAGCTGCTAGAAGTGCAATGAATGTGATAGAATCGGGTTTGATGTCTAATTCCCTCAtttgatcaaataactcaattGCTTGTTTCCCTAATCCATGATTTGCAAATCCAGCCATGAGGGTATTCCATGAAACAAGATCATGGAAATTCATCTGGTTAAAAGCATTAACCGCGTGTTTTATAGAACCACATTTCGCATACATGTTCACAAGTGCATTAGCGACACCAGTATCATAGTTTAACCTCGTTCTAATTAAATTACCATGAATTTGTCTGCCTAAAAGAGAAGAAGCAAGACCAGAACACGCAGCAAGGGCACTTGTGTATGTGAAGTCATCGGGTGATACACTATACGTTTTCAGCATCTCACTAAAGACCTTTAAACACTTGCCATGATCAAGGGCATGAGAACACGCAGCCATAAATGTATTCCATGAAAACATATCTTTTTCCTCAATGGACCAAAATATGTTATCCGCTTCCTTAATCAAATCAAACTTTGAATACATTGTAATCAACACATTGCCAACAAAAGCTAAGCAATCAAGACTGAGCTTGATGGCTAGACAATGCAGTTCCATCCCAATCCAAAAATCATTCGGAGTAATACAATTTCCTAAAATACCAACTAAACTAAACCGATTTGGAACAAGCCCTTGTCGACACATAAGTCTAAACATCTCATACGCTTTCTCAAATTGACCATTTTCAACCAACCCTGTAATTATAGCATTATACGCAACCACATTCGGTTCAGAACAAGTCACAAAAACCGACAATGCATCACTACACCGTCCACATTTCATGTACATCGACACAAGTGAGTtagaaacaaaagaaacatcAGAAAACCCACAAACCACCGCCTGCGCATGAATACATTTCCCCAACTTAACCGCCGCCAGACTAGCACACGCACTAACAGCACTAGCAAACACAAACTCGTTCGCCAGGTCTAATTTCATTCTAGCGAAAAGCTCAACCGCCTTTATACCCTTTCCAGCCTGATCATAACCCGAAATCATAGCAGACCAAGTCACGAGGTTTCGTTCaggcattttatcaaacacttggCGTGCAAACTCGATATTGCCACATTTTGCATACATGTTTAAAATATGATTAGATATAATTACATTAGATACAAAACCCAATTTGATAGCAACAGCATGGAGGGAAAACCCATGtctaaatgattttgtttttgaacaTTGGTGCAAAATTGAACCTAGTACTTCAAGTCccatttgtattgtttttttgtACACTTTGAGAGtcctaaaattttataaatggGTTATATGCCATTCAAATGTATTTCTCACTATTTTCACCttctttttataggttgttatTTGTATGCTAATACATAAAAATCCATGCGATACGATGTGATTTGGATTAAATGGATTGGATTAGTTGGAATTCAGATCGTAAATCATATTTCTCATGGTgtgtatttcattttttttactatcaAGATGGCATATAtggccaatggggttggtggtcTATCGGTAAGTTTTTTATATTGGGagatccacctgggttcgagtcctaCTTTTCATATTTGTGGGTGGATTAACAAAGATTTTATAAGAGTCATGAGTTTCATCCCAGACATGCgtataatttaagagttaaagtagtttagaatgtcgttctaaaaaaaataaaaaaatgatggCATATATGACGGTTTATCGTCATGGGATGAGAATTTTCTAAAGTTCGTTTTTTACATCAAAattaatggtcaagatttaatACTCCTTCCGTCTCACTAGaaatgtcatattttgaatattcaaaatctttatttttaaactttgactttaaatatattttgttgtgttatataaaacttgataaaagttataccattaaaaaatacgtctaaaacacaatcaatttatataacttttatcaagtattatctaacacaaataaaattatttgtggTTAAAGTTACAAAtgttagactttgaaaattcaaaacatgacacTTCTAGTGAGACGGAAAGAGTAACATTTATGATTCTTGACTCTTGATTGtaattgaataattaaaatcatcaaagtTGACATTAATTTTAAAAGATCTTAATCCGtttgttatatgtatttataattttaaaagatcTTAATACGtttgttatatgtatttattcaaaaaattcaaatttttgatGATGTTTACATGTTTAATCCAAATTATCCAAACTTTAAATGGTTTGGATTTTTACTAATCACCCAATAAATATAAACCAACCCccttaattcatttttaaaaaagctATAGCTAttgaataaaaatcataattgaatattaattaacttttagATTGTTTTGCTTACATCATTTAGTTTGTTTAGATTTATTCTCTAACTTCACTAATTTACTAAATACTAAATTACATACCTTATGAGTAACTTATAAGTCATTTGAAACTATTTCTTATGTACGAATATGGTATGTTATCTTTCGATTAATTAGATATAGCTAAAAGaaacttataaatttatttatttatttgtttgggtGCTTAATTGTGATTATTCTTATtactatattttaataaaattattataattatttatctaaataataatacataatttttatattcatgatttgtcatatatattaTCCACACATAGTTATCTTAATAAAACATTAGCTTCCCGTTGTTACCAAAAGTTTTGAGTTTGTAAAATTTTGTGTATGTTTcagaatattttttaaacaattggaatacctttatttatttatttctagatATAGTTAGCTTATGACTTTTTATTCATTTGTCTGATATTAGATTTTGACATGCATATGAAAAAACATAACATATTATTGCTGTACAATTATAGTCAAATTTTTAATGTGTTCATAAGTTATAATTTGATTggaaaattatatttatttagttattattgTCTACATTTTAGACTTTTTAAACTAGGAATATGCCCATGCACGAGTAGTGTTCCAAGTTTCACCACACGTGACTACGAAGAATGGAATGATAACGGCCGACATATATGATAATTGTCTTAGAGAGAAAGTTACATTCTTTTCAttactttaatattattaaacttTTAGTATCTTATATAAGGAGTTATTGGTTCATGTTCATATATagataatcatataaaatatttgatatgttttattgatggttatgcatgtatatagtattataaaatattaaaatgttatTAGTTAGATATGTtcatctcgcgtattacgcaggATAATGATCTAGTTTATCATAAATGAAATCTAATATATCCATTCCAAATAATCCAAACTTTAAATGGTTTGgattttgattaaatttatcAAAGATGAAATATGTATAAGTTAAATCCAAAATCTTTATAATCCATTTGAGTAATAGTCTAATTGATAGTTGCATTGTGTCATGTATGTCTAACCTCTTTCTGATTTTAGATTAAGTCTCATTTGAGACATTGTGATGTATATAATGATATTCTTTCCAATGAGTTGAAGATTGATGTGTAATAGTGATGTCTGGAatgttaataattaattattaactaataactcactataaaaaaaataaaattaaaaagatatagaAAGCTACGCATTACAAGTGGGTTAGAGTTGTTGCATTTGTTATCAATCCtattactatatattaaaaagcaacttatataataaaagtatttacttttcaaaaaatataataaaagtatttaaCATAAGTTACAAGTTCTAATAGTACAAATTTTTAAACACACATACAACTTTGTAtttgtttctttaattttactttaaaGTTTCTACTTTTTCACTAttgataactttttattttcatttttttaaaactaaagttttaagttttttatgttACTATTAAATAAGTATTATACATTTAGAGCTTAAATTCTAAAGATTTTTCCTTCGTTTgtttttgtttcctttttagcCCAGGACTACATAACTTTAGGATTTACACcattgtcttttttttaaaacttggtTTTGATTATATTCCTCCATTTTGTTGTATGTAATTTTATCATTGTTACGTTTTACATTTGtgaaacaacttaaaaacatttatgATTTTACCTCCGAGGATTTTTACTTCGTTTGTttgcttttcattttcatcttgAAAAATGTATAACTTTATGAATCTCCCTATCGTCTtatttaacatttgattttgattattttcaaccATTTTGTTATACGTAATTTTCGTCAGTGTTACGTCTTAAGTTTGTATAACAACGATCATACCCATGAGGCCTTTTGATGCgtttgtttacttttttttcttttgtcccCGAACTTTGTAACTTTACGATTTTCATCCTCTTCAACTTTATAACTCAACTTAATTAGCCTATTCACATctacataattttatattaatagcATAAAAGTccttcaaatttatattttgcacacttattttgtttgtttttataatacTCGTTTAAAACTCCAAAATTctaactttgaatttgatattgacatattttattaatattcaacctatttatttttttactaagaaataaaaaaagtaaacaaatgaaaaatcaaTTATTTATGTTTACTAAAACCCCTTTCAGATAATAAatgatatcgcctattttatacatatttattttacgcaatatcattttcttttaattattttatgtttgtgttattgtcattttatagatttttatacttattatttgtttttattggtTTATAGGTGTATAAGATGAAAAATTGCGAAAATAGACCAAATGAGGATTATTTGTCAATGAGGAGCCAAGGCTTATGAAATATCTATCACAATTTATTCGTAAGGTGGTTGTACGTGAGGAGAGTTTTGAGGCAGGAGGGGATTTTTATTCGAGAGGTTGGTCGATTGGGGTTTGGACTTTTCACACCTTTGGACTCTTCAATtaactaatttttcaaaaaaaccaATATGACGGGactttttaaaatccaaaaatctttttaaaactaCGTTAAACTCCCTCACTCTTAATTGGTCTATGTGGTTGGACCTGGACTTACTTTAAAGCTATACTATATACGGTTGGGTCCACTGTCCATAAGTGTATAGTAGTCAATtcattccttttttttaaaaaaatttatctcgATTTTTACACATTAATAAATAATCactattaaatattattaaaaaaatttaatttaaataatgtatcacccaactaactaactaattatcatcataAAATTACTTTATTATAAAGTTTAAGCTTTAAATATGACTTAAGTTTaagttcaaacaaataatacaaaGAATTTACATAAGCTAAAAATTAGATACAATAAAAGAAAGGAGAAATTTGAGTACAAGACTTTAATACGTCTAAAACctctttttatatgaaaattacaCAATACACCTTCAATTATACACtagtatattttcatttatctaTCATATCTAACGTCCCAACCTTAACACAAAATCCACCATTTTTAAACCTTGAAGAACAAATCAAATCCTTACGGTTGcacatatacaaataaaattataaactcCCCTTTATGTTGCATTTCAATAATGGCCGAAATACGTATACCAAATGTAAAAGTGTTGTTGTATACTGTTTCTACTAATCATTATTGTTGCATGGCTCTTGAACGATGATCCTGAAACCCCAACAAAAAGGTTGAAATTACGGATATATCCCCATAATGTCTACCTTTGTTGTTGCTATCGCAGTTTTGATGTGAGAGTATATTGAAAGAATCACCGGAGACTCACACAACGATTGACTGTATCCCCGAATTTCTATCCATCTCATCTATTTATAAAACTCTCAAAACAATAAGGTTCTATTCATCTCAATAATAAAGTAAGTGCTTATGGCCTAAAAGTTGTGTTCAAAATACATGACACTCATCTCACTTATACATAAGTACATCATTCGTTAAAAAAAACCTAAcgaattaaaaagttaaaacttttCCTGTTATTTCCTTTCTAACTCTTTGAAGAAAGTCAAGAATGCAATTTTAATACCGAAACACATTCAAACTGCTGtccaaaaaatatatgtaatcaaaGATATGATTTTCAAAAACAGACTTTCGCTGAGAACTCTGTTGATGAATGGCTTAATGATCTCTACAAACCTCCTGATCCAGGCAAGATCGGAAGTGTCTTCCGTGATTCTACCATAATACTCCCATAACAAAACTACCAAAGTAACAACAAAGGCGCACAACAATGGAATATATTTCTCAAATTTAAAAGTAAGTCTGATGGTTGCATCTAATAACAAAAGCCATCATACTTACTTTAAATTAGGGAAATATATCCCTATATTGTGTGCTTCATTGTTGCTTTAGTAGTTTTGTTATGAGAGTATCTTGGAAGAATCACGAAAGACCTTTCTCATCGATCCTGCCTGGGTCAGATGGTTTGTGAAGATTATTAAGCCATTCATCAACATGGATTCTCAGCCAAGGTCCCGTTTTGAAAATCATATCTTTGATAACATACAATTTTTTGGACAACACTTTAAATGTGCTTCAATATTAGTACTGCATTCTTGATTTTTCTCTAAAAGATAGGAAAGGAAAGGACATGAAAAGTGTTAACTTTTAcattctttagtttttttttaacgaatGATGTACTTACGTATAAGTGATATGAGTGTCTTGTATTTTGATCACGACTTTTATACACTACTACAAAAAAGGGCTTTTTACACGgttaaaaaatgttttcttaCACGGTTTTTCTTCCGTGTAAAACAGTTATGTAACTGATGATACCCCATTTTGACACGGGTATTTAACTGTGTCAAAAAGTAATACTTTAACACGGCTAAGTTTATAAACCGTGTAAAAAcggtttttataaaataaaaaaaaatttgcattCAATTCCAGCCGACATGTTATATTTAACATCAACTAAAAGCTTTAAATCAATTGATAGAGAGAAACGACTATAATTTTTTTCTATAACCTTGTGCATAACATCAATTACAACTtacaattaatttatataaacatgGAAACATAAAAGCCCATTACCTactttttgaatgaaaattaaaaaagatgcACCACAAATTTTAAATGTTGTCACTACTTCCTAAAATTGCAGTAAGAGAGAGGAAGTTAAGAACTCCATTCAAGCAAATCCAAGATGTAATACCACCAGCATACAACATGCAAATGTCCATATGTCATACACGAAAATTCGACTTCCTACAAACAAAGCAAAAAACTGATTTAGAAATCTTGTTCCAAAAAAGGAACAccatgttaatatatttatattataacatAAAACACATGAAGTCAAACATAACaaatatacaaaagaaaaaataatttccAGTCTACCACTTGCTAAAGCCATAGTTGAAATGTCACTTGCATAGACAACTACACACAAAGCAATTacgaaaaaattaataaagacaaataataaaatgtaaagTTAATTAGAACAactaacatgaaaaaaaaaactaactaatcTAAAGAATAATCAACTTTATCATCTAACAGtgatatataaaaagacgaTCTTGGAAGAGAGTGGTGGGTAGATCGAAATCAGAGAGAGTTAAAAGAGACAATTATGTAGATATGAGTGTGTATGTTTTATAGATCtgattgtgtttgtgtgtgtgtttagatctgagtgtgtgttttttagatgtgagtgtgtgtgtgttttttagaTGTGAGTATGTGTCTATTTTAGATCTGAgtgtgtatttgtgtgttttgAAGATTGAAGTGCATAAGATTCCATCTGCATAAATCGGTTCATAAATAagaattttatcttttttttttgctacaGGCATTCATACACGGTTTCTCCAAACAACTGTGTCAATATTTTTATTCCCATTTTCACACACGGCTTACTACTTCCAACCGTGTCAAAGTTTCCGCTTTTCTTCATTTTACACAGTTTTCTCAACAACCGTGTAAAATAGACAAATACCCATTTTTCTAGTAGTGATAAGCACTTACTTTATAGATAGAATGAATAGAAACTTATTGCTTTGGGAGCTTTATAAATAGATGAGATGAATAGTAATTTGGGGATATAGTCAATTGTTGTGTGAGTCTCTCGTGATTTGTCCAATATACCCTCACATCAAAACtgctacaacaacaacaaaggcATACATTATGGGAATATATCCCTAATTTTAACCTTTTTGTTGAGGTTTCAGAATCATCATTCAAGATTCATG
This genomic window contains:
- the LOC122602141 gene encoding putative pentatricopeptide repeat-containing protein At3g47840 produces the protein MGLEVLGSILHQCSKTKSFRHGFSLHAVAIKLGFVSNVIISNHILNMYAKCGNIEFARQVFDKMPERNLVTWSAMISGYDQAGKGIKAVELFARMKLDLANEFVFASAVSACASLAAVKLGKCIHAQAVVCGFSDVSFVSNSLVSMYMKCGRCSDALSVFVTCSEPNVVAYNAIITGLVENGQFEKAYEMFRLMCRQGLVPNRFSLVGILGNCITPNDFWIGMELHCLAIKLSLDCLAFVGNVLITMYSKFDLIKEADNIFWSIEEKDMFSWNTFMAACSHALDHGKCLKVFSEMLKTYSVSPDDFTYTSALAACSGLASSLLGRQIHGNLIRTRLNYDTGVANALVNMYAKCGSIKHAVNAFNQMNFHDLVSWNTLMAGFANHGLGKQAIELFDQMRELDIKPDSITFIALLAALNHTGLVDEGKFYFKAMQETYSIAPNVDHVSCIVDLLGRSRRVKEAEEYMERYSFEQDPVVLGCLLSACRVHGDLVVGKRTSERFLKIQKVSTSPYVLLSNLYASESMWDSVADARKQLKDSLIKKEPGHSLIEVKGSLEKFTVGRISHSRIEEIVGMLEVLSFTEGELFWCY